In Bernardetia litoralis DSM 6794, the genomic window TCCAACCACAGGAACAGGGTATAATTATAATATTATTTGGACAAATTTAACCAATATAGGAGTAGGAAATGGATCAACAACAGGACAAACAGGAAGTTATACTATTACAGGTCTGGCAAATGGGGATACCTACGAAGTAGCTATCACAGGAGATTTTCCACGTATTTATTTTAATAATGGTGGAGATAAAGGTAAAATTCAAACCATTGAACAATGGGGAGGTATAGCTTGGGCAAGTATGGAAAAAGCTTTTTATGGCTGTGAAAACCTGACTTATAATGCTACTGATATCCCTAATTTATCAGTTGTTATTAGTTTACGAGAAATGTTTGCAAGTTGTATCAATTTTGATGGAAATAATACTATAGATAACTGGATTGTCAGTAACGTCCAAGATTTTTCACGCTTGTTTCAAAATGCTAGAGCATTTAATCAGATTCTAAATTCGTGGGATGTAAGTACAGGTACAAACTTTGGAAGAATGTTTCAAAATGCTTCTGATTTTGACCAACCTTTATCTAATTGGATATTTAGCACAAATATATTAGACAATATTAACATGCAAGCCATGTTTTCAGGTGCTACTGATTTTAATCAATCTCTTAACTCTTGGAACGTCGATAGAGTAACCAATATGTATCAGATGTTTCTTGGTACTACTTTATTTAATGGTGATATATCAAGTTGGCAGGTAGGAAATGTAACTACTATGTCATCCATGTTTCAAAATGCTGCTTCATTTAATCAAGATTTGGATACTTGGGATGTAAGTGCAACAACTAATATGTATAGAATGTTTTTTGGTGCTACTTTATTCAATGGTGACATATCAAATTGGCAGGTAGGAAATGTAACTAATATGCAACGAATGTTTGAAGCTACTTCTTTTAATAGGGATATTGGAGCTTGGGATATGAGACAAGTCTCTACACTGAATCAGATGTTTTCAGGTTCTCCTTTCAACCAAAACTTGAATGCATGGGTTTTTAATTCAGCTACTGACTTTAATAGAATGTTTGAAAATGCAACTTCATTTAATAATGGAGAACCTTCAGGATCTTCTACCAATCCTTTGACTTGGACTTTTAATGTTTTGCCTATTAATTTTTCTCAAATGTTTGTAGGAGCATCGTCTTTCAATCAAGATTTAGGTAGCTGGGATATTAGTAATGTTACTGATATGAGCCAGATGCTAAATAATACAGGAATTGATCAATCTACTTATGATGCCATACTCACAAGTTGGGCAGCACAAACATTAAATCCAAATATAACTCTAGGAGCAAATGGACTTACTTATTGTGCCTTTGCTGCTCATAATAGTCTTACATCAGCCCCTAATAATTGGACTATTACAGGTGATGCCATAGATGTGTCTTGTTTGCCTACCCAACCTCTAGGAAATAGAGGAATGTATTTTGATGGAACTGCTGCTACTTCCGAATATGTAGATTTGGGTACAGGGTTGAATAGTGAATTTTCTGCCAATTTCACTATAATGGGGTGGATAAAGCGAAAAAGAGCGGGTATAGGAGAAGACAACTTATTATCCAATCGTAATACTGGAAATAATCAAGGTATGTCATTGGCTGTACAAGACGATGACATTAACTTTACTTTTGCGAATATTGCTGTTGCTACAGTACCAGGTGTAATTACAGAATCAAATAAATGGTATCATTTAGCTGCAACTTACGATGGAGCTAACATGAGAGTTTATTTAAATGGTGTATTGCAAGTAACAGAATCAAATAATACTTTCCCAGTTTCATCATCTTCAACCTTAAAAATTGGTTATAGTGACTATTTCGATATTCATATGAATGGACAAATAGATGAGGTAAAGATTTTTTCTGAAGCTCTTAATGCAGGACAAATACAAACTACAATGACAAGTATAAATACAGCTGAAACTGACTTAGTAGGCTATTGGAATTTTGAAATAGGAACAGGTCCAGAAGTAATTGACCAATTAGGAAATAATAATGGGATACTAATGAATTCTCCTCTTTGGACATTACGTGTAAAAAACACAAACGATAGTGGTATAGAAAGTCTTAGAGATGTAATTGAAGATGCAAATGCATTAGCAGGAAAAAATTATGTTGATTTTAGTATTGAGAATGTAGGTATTCATGTAATTGATATCACTTCTACTGCTTTGCCAGGTATTACTGAGTCTATATTGATAGATGGTACTTCTCAATTTGGTTACTCTAGTTATGACCCTCAAATACAAATTACGACTGTAATTCCTTCTTCAGGAATTTTATATCTAAGTCAAGGACTTAGGTCAGAAATATATGGATTGGAAATTTCTTATACAGGTTCTGCTTCAGGAGTAGATGGAATTTATATTGGTAACACCACAAGTGTAAATGAATTTATAATTGGGGCAATAGATAAAGGTAATGTAATTAATGGAGCAAGTCGAAATGGAATATTTATTGCAGGGGCTAGTGATGGTCTTATACAAGGAAATCGAATTGGAACAAATACAGATGGTACTGTTGCTATTCCTAATGGTGACACAGGAATTTATCTAAATACTAACTCTAATAATATTTTAATTGGAGGAACTTTAGCAGGAGAAGAAAATTTAATATCAGGAAATGGCTTAAATGGTATTAGTATAAACGGTAGTACTGGCAATCAGATAATAGGAAATTTAATAGGTACAGATGCTTCAAGAACAACAGATATAGGAAATACTTCTTTTGGAATAATAATAGAAGGAACTCCATCTATGGGTACAGCTACCATAGTAGAAAATGTAATTGCTTATAATACAAATGCGATACAAATATATTCTATTGATAAGAATTTAATTACTCAAAATAGTATTTATAACAATGTAAGTGGAATAGTATTAACAGGAACACCAGCAGGAAATATAGATAAAGAAGCTCCTGTCATTGATATAGCTATACCGACAACAGTTTCGGGTACTTGTGATTGTGCTGTTGGTGAAACAATAGAATTATTTAGAGATAATACAACACCACTACCAAATAAACAAGGAGAAGAATATTTAGGCTATTCTATAATTACAACTGCAAATACTTGGAGTATGACAAGTCCATTTAATGAAACTCTAGTGGCAGGAGATTTTCTTACAGCTACAGTTATAGATGCAAATGGTAATACTTCACCTTTTTCAGTTGCAAAAGAAATATTAAGTACTCAAGAAATAGAAATAAGAAATGAGGCATACTTAGCATCTAATGAAATTGTAAGTGGTGCAGTTGCATCTGGATATACTGTGTATGGAACACAAGCAGTTTGTTCTGGGAATACCCAAAAACATTTTAGAATTTATAATCTAGGTTCAATTGATTTAACCATTGATTCAATTTTCTTTAGTGGAATAGGTGCTAATGATTTTTCTTTGCTAACTATACCAACTTACCCTTTTATTATTCCTAGTGGAGATTATTATTCTTTTAGTATTGCATTTGCACCTTTGGTTTCTGGAAATCGTACTGCAACCATAAATATAATAAATGATGATAGTGATGAGAGTATTTATACTTTTGACTTAGAAGGAACAGGAGATATAGCACCTGAAATAAATTTATTAGGAAATGCAATTTCTATTATAGATGGAGATACTATCCCTGATATTACTGATGATACAGATTTTGGAGATGTAGTTATCAATAAAACAATTACATACACCATTGATAATACAGCAGGTACAGCAGATTTAACAATCTCTTCTATTGTTTCAAGTGGTATAAATGCAAGTGATTTTGTAATAAGCTCTATTCCTACTTTGGTAACAATAGGAGGAAGTGCTACTTTTGAGGTTATTTTTACACCTTCTGCTATTGGAACAAGAAATGCCACCATTACAGTAAACAGTAATGATTGTGATGAATTAGCTTATGATTTTGCAGTAAAGGGAACAAGAATTGCCATATCTGAAATAAATCTACAAGGTAATGGAAATGATATTGTAAGTGGAAGTACAGGTACAAGCACAACAAATGATACAGATTTTGGAGATGCTATTGACTGTGATGGAAGTACAGTTCTAAAAACGTTTACTATTCAAAATATAGGAACAGCCGTATTGAATATTATAGGAGGAACTATTGGAGGAATAAATGCAGCTGATTTTATATTAGGAACTCTTCCTACAACAGTGGCAGTAGGTGGAAGCGAAACATTTACTATTATTTTTGATCCTTCTGCAACTGGAAACCGAACGGCTACTGTAAATATAGAAAATGATGATAGTGATGAAAATCCTTATACTTTTGCTATTAGTGGAAATGGAATAGCCGATAATATAATCCCAGTTGCTGATTTAGCATCACTTTTAGATGTCACAGCCGAGTGTGAAGTAACCAGTTTAGTCGCACCAACAGCCACTGATAATTGTGCAGGAACAATTACAGGCACAACAACCACTACCTTTCCAATTACAACACAAGGCACAACCGTTGTAACTTGGACTTTTGATGATGGCAATGGAAATACCTCATCTCAAACACAAGATGTAATTATTGATGATACTACTAATCCAGTAATTCCAGTTTTAGCTGATATTAATGAAGAATGTAGTTCGACGCCAACAGCACCAATAACCACTGATAATTGTGCAGGAACAGTTACAGGCACAACAACCACTACTTTTCCAATTATAACACAAGGCACAACCATTGTAACTTGGACTTTTGATGATGGCAATGGAAATTTAGCTACAGCTGACCAAAATGTAATTATTGATGATACACAAATACCAACTTTAGATTATCCTCTTCAAACAAATGTAACACTAGCTCCAAATCAAGGATGTGCATTTCAAAATTTATCTACACACTCTGATTATATTGTTGATGGTACAGCAAGTGATAATTGTGGCATTGATGTAAATGGATATGAATATAACTTAACAGGTGCAACAATTACTGCAACTCCTGTTTCTACTTTGTTAAATCAAATTTTTAATCAAGGAGTTACAACAGTGATTTGGAGGGCAAAAGATGTAAATGGCAATTTCTCTGTTACAAGTTCGTTTACGGTTACTGTAATAGATAGCCAAGCTCCAACACTTATACCATTACAAAATATAGAAAGAAATACAGATGCAACAAACTGTTATTATACAAACCAAACAACTAATTTAATACAAAGAATTCCAAATGGCAGAGCAAATGATAATTGTGGAATAGCTTCTTATAGTTACTTGTTGAGTGGTGCAACATTGGCTGATGTATCTTCTTTAGAAGGACTTCGTTTTAATAAAGGAATTAGTACAGTAACTTGGACTGCAACAGATGTAAATGGAAATCAATCAGCACCAACTCAATTTACAGTTACAGTTACAGATGCTCAAAATCCAACTATTCAAGCTCCTCAAAATATAACAAGAACAACTAATTTATATGGTTGTACTTCTACTAGAGATAGTTTAAATATTGGAAGTCCAATTGTTTCAGATAATTGTTTATTTAGAACATTTAATGATGCTCCAACAGAATTTCCTATTGGAGAAACCATTGTTACTTGGACAGCCATAGACTCAGCAGGAAATACCTCAACAGCCGAGCAGATTATTACGATTGAAGAACAGTATTATGTTGCTCCTAGTGATTCACTTATTTTAGTTCAAATATATAACGAAATGGGTGGAGATTTTTGGAATAATCGTTGGAATTTGAATACTCCTGTTTCTACATGGAATGGTATAAGTGTTCGTTGTGGCGCAGTAGCTTCTATTAATTTATCAAATAATAATTTGACAGGAACTCTGCCTTCTTCGATTCTTAATTTATCAAGAAGAACAGAAGCTGATTTTTTATTAAATATTGGAGGTAATAGACTTAATTTTGAATCAGCAGAGGATTTTGTAGGAGCAATTTCAAGGTTTACATATTCACCACAAAGTAAAATTTATACCCTTAGTAATGAAAGAATTAGACAAACTGAATCCATAACATTCAGCTCTCAAACACAAGGAAATTTTAATAATTATCAATGGTATAAAGACCAAACTCCTATTAATGGTGCTACGGATTGGAATTATACAATTACAAGTGCAGTTCCATCTGATGCTGGTATTTATGTTTGTGAAATAACGAATACAGTAGCTACACAGCTTACCTTAGAAAGAAATCCAATTACTTTAGAAGTAGAAGGTTTTGTAAATCCTACTGATTCACTTGCTCTAGTAGAAATTTTTATAGAAACAGATGGAGAAAACTGGTTAGATTCTTGGGATTTGACGCAGCCTGTCGCTACTTGGGAAGGTGTAACTCTTTCTGGAGATAAAATAACAGAATTAGATTTGTCTTCTCGTAATCTAATAGGAACATTACCTAATGTTTTTGACGATGACTTTTTCTCAGAGCTTCGTTATTTGAGTTTCTTTGATAATGAATTGGAAGGACAAATTCCAATTTCTATTGGAGGTATTACTACACTGACTTATTTAGATTTGGATAAAAATAATTTTGACGGTGCTGTTCCAGCTTCATTTGGAAATCTTGTTAATCTTCAATCTTTATGGCTTTCAAGAAATAATCTGACTATTATTCCTAATGAAATTGGAAATATGACCAATTTGAAATCTCTTTACCTAAACGATAATAAATTTACTCAACTTCCTGAAACAATAGGAAGTTTGACTGAACTTTTAGTATTAAATGTAAGTGATAATGAGCTTTTAATTTTGCCAAATTCAATTACAAATCTGAGAAAGCTGATTGAATTGTATGCAAATAGAAACTATATTACAGCCATTCCAACAGATGTACAAAATCTAATTGCTTTAAATGTGTTTGAAATTAACACAAATAATATAGATGATTTACCAACTGGATTTTTGCAGCTTGGTAGTTTATCAAAATTCAGAATAGCTGAAAACGAACTAGAATTTGATGATTTATTACCTTACGTAAATCAAAACTATTCTGTGTTTGATTATGCGCCACAAGCTCCTATTAATGAGGAAGAAGATATTTTAGCAATTCTAAATTCATCTATTTCATTTATAGTTCAGACACAAGGAAGTGGAAATAGTTATCAATGGTTTAGAGATGGAACTTCGATTGCTACTACTCAAACAATAAATATTAATAGAGTAAATAATAATGATGTAGGAATTTATACAGGACAAGTTACAAATCCAAATTTGCCAGATTTGACTTTGCAACGCCGTTCTATTACACTAAATGTAGAATGTCAAGCAGGATTAAATTTTGAAATAAAACAACCTATTCAAACTATATTCTGTGAAAATCAACCTTTTGGATTAAAATTAGAAATCGATGACCAGTTTGTAGATGCTAGTCAGGTTCGTTGGAGAAAAGATGGAATTATTTTGGCTTTTGCAAGTGAAAAAACTTATACAGTTACAAATGAAGGAACATATACAGCCGAAATTTTGACAACAAATGGGTGTACAGCACTTTCAAATCTAGTAGAAATTACTGTTCTTCCTCAACCTGAAATTAGTATTGCCTTAACAAATGAACAAATTCTGACAAGCACATTGAACAGTCAAGAAGATATTACTTATCAATGGTTAAAAGAAGGTGTTCCTATTGAAAATGCTTTTGAAAGAACCTATACTCCGACAGAAACTGGAGAGTACAGTTTGCTTGTTTTGACAGCATCAGGTTGTAGTTCGGTTTCTGAAACAATTATTTTTACTCAAACAATTACAGGAATAGAAGAGCCAGAAGAATTACGAAACTTAGCTATTTTCCCAAATCCAAATACTGGTAATTTCTTTATAGATTTTGGAACAAATATGCCAAATGGAGAACCTACTTTTATATTGATTGATGCAATTGGACGAAAAATAATTCTCAAAACAGAACGCATTTCCTCTACTCGTTATAAGGTCAAAGCAACCAATCTGATAGGAGGAATGTATTATATTCAAATTCAGACAAAAGATGGACTTGCTTTCCGTAAATTCATAATAGAAGAATAAGAATTACTGTAGCTCATTTGTAGCTTACGCTTTAGCGTGAGATTGTATTCTAAAATAAATACAAATTTAATCATAAAAAAACTCCCTTATTCTGTAAAGAGTAAGGGAGTTTTTGAGTTTTTTAATTATTTATCTAAAATAATTTGTATTGCAAAGTGATATTTCTCCTAATGAATAATTTTATCTTTATTATCTCCAAAAACAAGGTTTTGTGCATTATCAGATTTCAAGAATTTATGAGGAAAACCTAAATCAATTTCGCTTACTTTATCTAATTGTTCTAAAGAATCAGCAGAAAGTTCTACATTCAAACAACCCAAAG contains:
- a CDS encoding BspA family leucine-rich repeat surface protein; this translates as MKNIFTVFRSTVFIFLLLLTNNLLGQITITDGNWNDPATWGGSVPVMGTNITISHNITLDGDVTVGNLTVNSGASLQLSSYNMTVDGITTNDGTIDDDDDGGTNTFHEIINNGAFTTTGTTGNREYRFNGDITNNATFTLTGGNSQCQFNNAGITILNNEPLNGNMRFATNATTGTCDINENVIIGAGSSTGNVILSGGVAIALGKTLTNDYTNGELWMATLSGAGSLENNQTIDYQSSTAPSIITLNNNINSTFRYGAGGTVRGETYHNVIFSGSGTTTSTLEENITVNGDLTIGANRTLDANNYNIEIQGNWINSGDFTAGTSTEVIFNGASVEQTLEGATTFYNLTINKPFENVKLLTSTNVIVTNVLKLNSGKVIIEDNDLTCNSTTLASNSSYVVTNGTGGLISTSDNAFPVGSLSEYQQVELSNVASNAKVRFDNTTTISGGGVGSWFVDNGSINTQVVFLNAQGGMLDANSKVYHNNGAIWDELDTQYSSMIPAYNTTNDFIFTSGEEEFAIFTAPTSSFITTWVTTDTEITIPTTGTGYNYNIIWTNLTNIGVGNGSTTGQTGSYTITGLANGDTYEVAITGDFPRIYFNNGGDKGKIQTIEQWGGIAWASMEKAFYGCENLTYNATDIPNLSVVISLREMFASCINFDGNNTIDNWIVSNVQDFSRLFQNARAFNQILNSWDVSTGTNFGRMFQNASDFDQPLSNWIFSTNILDNINMQAMFSGATDFNQSLNSWNVDRVTNMYQMFLGTTLFNGDISSWQVGNVTTMSSMFQNAASFNQDLDTWDVSATTNMYRMFFGATLFNGDISNWQVGNVTNMQRMFEATSFNRDIGAWDMRQVSTLNQMFSGSPFNQNLNAWVFNSATDFNRMFENATSFNNGEPSGSSTNPLTWTFNVLPINFSQMFVGASSFNQDLGSWDISNVTDMSQMLNNTGIDQSTYDAILTSWAAQTLNPNITLGANGLTYCAFAAHNSLTSAPNNWTITGDAIDVSCLPTQPLGNRGMYFDGTAATSEYVDLGTGLNSEFSANFTIMGWIKRKRAGIGEDNLLSNRNTGNNQGMSLAVQDDDINFTFANIAVATVPGVITESNKWYHLAATYDGANMRVYLNGVLQVTESNNTFPVSSSSTLKIGYSDYFDIHMNGQIDEVKIFSEALNAGQIQTTMTSINTAETDLVGYWNFEIGTGPEVIDQLGNNNGILMNSPLWTLRVKNTNDSGIESLRDVIEDANALAGKNYVDFSIENVGIHVIDITSTALPGITESILIDGTSQFGYSSYDPQIQITTVIPSSGILYLSQGLRSEIYGLEISYTGSASGVDGIYIGNTTSVNEFIIGAIDKGNVINGASRNGIFIAGASDGLIQGNRIGTNTDGTVAIPNGDTGIYLNTNSNNILIGGTLAGEENLISGNGLNGISINGSTGNQIIGNLIGTDASRTTDIGNTSFGIIIEGTPSMGTATIVENVIAYNTNAIQIYSIDKNLITQNSIYNNVSGIVLTGTPAGNIDKEAPVIDIAIPTTVSGTCDCAVGETIELFRDNTTPLPNKQGEEYLGYSIITTANTWSMTSPFNETLVAGDFLTATVIDANGNTSPFSVAKEILSTQEIEIRNEAYLASNEIVSGAVASGYTVYGTQAVCSGNTQKHFRIYNLGSIDLTIDSIFFSGIGANDFSLLTIPTYPFIIPSGDYYSFSIAFAPLVSGNRTATINIINDDSDESIYTFDLEGTGDIAPEINLLGNAISIIDGDTIPDITDDTDFGDVVINKTITYTIDNTAGTADLTISSIVSSGINASDFVISSIPTLVTIGGSATFEVIFTPSAIGTRNATITVNSNDCDELAYDFAVKGTRIAISEINLQGNGNDIVSGSTGTSTTNDTDFGDAIDCDGSTVLKTFTIQNIGTAVLNIIGGTIGGINAADFILGTLPTTVAVGGSETFTIIFDPSATGNRTATVNIENDDSDENPYTFAISGNGIADNIIPVADLASLLDVTAECEVTSLVAPTATDNCAGTITGTTTTTFPITTQGTTVVTWTFDDGNGNTSSQTQDVIIDDTTNPVIPVLADINEECSSTPTAPITTDNCAGTVTGTTTTTFPIITQGTTIVTWTFDDGNGNLATADQNVIIDDTQIPTLDYPLQTNVTLAPNQGCAFQNLSTHSDYIVDGTASDNCGIDVNGYEYNLTGATITATPVSTLLNQIFNQGVTTVIWRAKDVNGNFSVTSSFTVTVIDSQAPTLIPLQNIERNTDATNCYYTNQTTNLIQRIPNGRANDNCGIASYSYLLSGATLADVSSLEGLRFNKGISTVTWTATDVNGNQSAPTQFTVTVTDAQNPTIQAPQNITRTTNLYGCTSTRDSLNIGSPIVSDNCLFRTFNDAPTEFPIGETIVTWTAIDSAGNTSTAEQIITIEEQYYVAPSDSLILVQIYNEMGGDFWNNRWNLNTPVSTWNGISVRCGAVASINLSNNNLTGTLPSSILNLSRRTEADFLLNIGGNRLNFESAEDFVGAISRFTYSPQSKIYTLSNERIRQTESITFSSQTQGNFNNYQWYKDQTPINGATDWNYTITSAVPSDAGIYVCEITNTVATQLTLERNPITLEVEGFVNPTDSLALVEIFIETDGENWLDSWDLTQPVATWEGVTLSGDKITELDLSSRNLIGTLPNVFDDDFFSELRYLSFFDNELEGQIPISIGGITTLTYLDLDKNNFDGAVPASFGNLVNLQSLWLSRNNLTIIPNEIGNMTNLKSLYLNDNKFTQLPETIGSLTELLVLNVSDNELLILPNSITNLRKLIELYANRNYITAIPTDVQNLIALNVFEINTNNIDDLPTGFLQLGSLSKFRIAENELEFDDLLPYVNQNYSVFDYAPQAPINEEEDILAILNSSISFIVQTQGSGNSYQWFRDGTSIATTQTININRVNNNDVGIYTGQVTNPNLPDLTLQRRSITLNVECQAGLNFEIKQPIQTIFCENQPFGLKLEIDDQFVDASQVRWRKDGIILAFASEKTYTVTNEGTYTAEILTTNGCTALSNLVEITVLPQPEISIALTNEQILTSTLNSQEDITYQWLKEGVPIENAFERTYTPTETGEYSLLVLTASGCSSVSETIIFTQTITGIEEPEELRNLAIFPNPNTGNFFIDFGTNMPNGEPTFILIDAIGRKIILKTERISSTRYKVKATNLIGGMYYIQIQTKDGLAFRKFIIEE